A window of the Malaclemys terrapin pileata isolate rMalTer1 chromosome 6, rMalTer1.hap1, whole genome shotgun sequence genome harbors these coding sequences:
- the ZNF131 gene encoding zinc finger protein 131 isoform X2 — MLNGQFTMEAEETMECIQEFPEHYKVILDRLNEQREQDQFTDITLIVDGHHFKAHKAVLAACSQFFYKFFQDFTQEPLVEIEGVSNMAFRHLIEFTYTAKLMVQGEEEANDVWKAAEYLQMLEAIKALEIRNKENSAPLESDTTQGKNKTKKRKIAETSNVITETLPSAESEPVEIEVEIAEGTIEVEDDSIETLEEVASAEQSIKYIQTTGTSDESALALLADITSKYRQGERKCQIQEEGDNATDPTCKQEHMKTHSTESYKCDICNKRYLRESALKQHLTCYHLDEGGASKKQRPGKKIHVCQYCDKQFDHFGHFKEHLRKHTGEKPFECPNCHERFARNSTLKCHLTACQSGAGAKKGRKKLYECQVCNSVFNSWDQFKDHLVIHTGDKPNHCTLCDLWFMQGSELRRHLKDIHNISERIVTEEVLPVEDVETEPVTSMTIIEQVEQVHVLPVIQVQVDPAQVTVEQVHPDLIQDNHVKGTQMDDLQEQVQISYVEVEHIQTEQGADVQIEELHVEHVNQIQMEEVQAELIDETDLEQVESENINQGELEESETGEIGDVETVKEDHEQAEDLKTQQIVDTQDEQVDD, encoded by the exons ATGCTG AATGGTCAATTCACTATGGAAGCCGAAGAAACGATGGAATGCATTCAAGAATTCCCAGAACATTATAAAGTTATTTTGGATAGACTGAATGAACAGCGTGAGCAGGATCAGTTTACGGATATCACTCTGATTGTAGATG GTCACCATTTCAAAGCTCATAAGGCTGTCCTTGCTGCCTGCAGCCAGTTCTTCTACAAATTCTTCCAAGATTTCACTCAGGAGCCTTTGGTAGAGATAGAAG GTGTAAGTAACATGGCATTTCGACACTTAATTGAGTTCACCTACACAGCAAAATTAATGGTCCAAGGTGAAGAAGAAGCAAATGATGTTTGGAAAGCAGCTGAGTATCTACAGATGTTAGAAGCTATTAAAGCACTTGAAATCAG GAACAAAGAAAATTCGGCACCACTAGAATCAGATACAACACaaggtaaaaataaaaccaaaaagagGAAGATAGCCGAAACCTCCAATGTCATCACAGAAACATTGCCATCTGCAGAATCAGAGCCTGTTGAAATTGAGGTGGAGATTGCTGAAGGGACAATTGAAGTGGAAGATGATAGCATTGAAACCCTGGAAGAAGTAGCTTCTGCAGAACAGTCTATAAAGTATATACAGACTACGGGTACGTCAGACGAGTCTGCTTTGGCTCTTTTGGCAGATATCACCAGCAAGTATCGTCAGGGGGAAAGAAAATGCCAGATCCAAGAAGAAGGTGACAATGCAACTGATCCTACATGCAAACAG GAACACATGAAAACACACTCCACTGAGAGTTACAAATGTGACATATGCAATAAAAGGTACCTACGAGAGAGTGCATTGAAACAGCACCTCACCTGTTACCACCTTGACGAAGGTGGAGCCAGCAAGAAGCAAAGACCTGGCAAAAAAATACACGTATGCCAGTACTGTGATAAACAGTTTGACCACTTTGGACATTTTAAAGAGCACCTTCGGAAACACACAG GTGAAAAACCATTTGAATGTCCAAATTGCCATGAACGTTTTGCTAGAAATAGCACACTCAAATGTCATTTGACAGCCTGTCAATCCGGTGCTGGAgctaaaaagggaagaaagaagctGTATGAATGTCAG GTATGTAATAGTGTATTTAACAGCTGGGATCAATTTAAAGATCACTTGGTAATACATACAGGAGACAAACCCAACCATTGTACCTTATGTGACTTGTGGTTTATGCAAGGCAGCGAACTGAGAAGGCATCTCAAAGACATTCATAACATTTCAGAACGAATAGTGACAGAGGAGGTTCTTCCAGTGGAAGACGTGGAAACTGAACCAGTGACATCAATGACTATTATAGAACAAGTGGAGCAAGTCCATGTACTACCAGTAATTCAGGTACAAGTGGATCCAGCACAAGTAACTGTGGAACAGGTGCATCCGGATCTGATTCAAGATAATCACGTGAAAGGCACACAGATGGACGATCTGCAAGAACAGGTACAGATTAGTTACGTAGAAGTGGAACACATTCAGACTGAACAAGGTGCTGATGTACAGATAGAGGAGCTACATGTTGAACATGTAAATCAGATACAAATGGAAGAGGTACAGGCAGAACTTATAGATGAAACAGATCTAGAACAAGTGGAGTCTGAAAACATTAATCAGGGAGAGTTAGAAGAGAGCGAAACTGGTGAAATAGGTGATGTGGAGACAGTTAAAGAAGATCATGAACAAGCTGAAGATTTAAAAACTCAACAAATAGTGGACACACAAGATGAGCAAGTGGATGATTAG
- the ZNF131 gene encoding zinc finger protein 131 isoform X1 — protein MLNGQFTMEAEETMECIQEFPEHYKVILDRLNEQREQDQFTDITLIVDGHHFKAHKAVLAACSQFFYKFFQDFTQEPLVEIEGVSNMAFRHLIEFTYTAKLMVQGEEEANDVWKAAEYLQMLEAIKALEIRNKENSAPLESDTTQGKNKTKKRKIAETSNVITETLPSAESEPVEIEVEIAEGTIEVEDDSIETLEEVASAEQSIKYIQTTGTSDESALALLADITSKYRQGERKCQIQEEGDNATDPTCKQVEGIEIVELQLSHMNNLFHCEKCNRSFKLFYHFKEHMKTHSTESYKCDICNKRYLRESALKQHLTCYHLDEGGASKKQRPGKKIHVCQYCDKQFDHFGHFKEHLRKHTGEKPFECPNCHERFARNSTLKCHLTACQSGAGAKKGRKKLYECQVCNSVFNSWDQFKDHLVIHTGDKPNHCTLCDLWFMQGSELRRHLKDIHNISERIVTEEVLPVEDVETEPVTSMTIIEQVEQVHVLPVIQVQVDPAQVTVEQVHPDLIQDNHVKGTQMDDLQEQVQISYVEVEHIQTEQGADVQIEELHVEHVNQIQMEEVQAELIDETDLEQVESENINQGELEESETGEIGDVETVKEDHEQAEDLKTQQIVDTQDEQVDD, from the exons ATGCTG AATGGTCAATTCACTATGGAAGCCGAAGAAACGATGGAATGCATTCAAGAATTCCCAGAACATTATAAAGTTATTTTGGATAGACTGAATGAACAGCGTGAGCAGGATCAGTTTACGGATATCACTCTGATTGTAGATG GTCACCATTTCAAAGCTCATAAGGCTGTCCTTGCTGCCTGCAGCCAGTTCTTCTACAAATTCTTCCAAGATTTCACTCAGGAGCCTTTGGTAGAGATAGAAG GTGTAAGTAACATGGCATTTCGACACTTAATTGAGTTCACCTACACAGCAAAATTAATGGTCCAAGGTGAAGAAGAAGCAAATGATGTTTGGAAAGCAGCTGAGTATCTACAGATGTTAGAAGCTATTAAAGCACTTGAAATCAG GAACAAAGAAAATTCGGCACCACTAGAATCAGATACAACACaaggtaaaaataaaaccaaaaagagGAAGATAGCCGAAACCTCCAATGTCATCACAGAAACATTGCCATCTGCAGAATCAGAGCCTGTTGAAATTGAGGTGGAGATTGCTGAAGGGACAATTGAAGTGGAAGATGATAGCATTGAAACCCTGGAAGAAGTAGCTTCTGCAGAACAGTCTATAAAGTATATACAGACTACGGGTACGTCAGACGAGTCTGCTTTGGCTCTTTTGGCAGATATCACCAGCAAGTATCGTCAGGGGGAAAGAAAATGCCAGATCCAAGAAGAAGGTGACAATGCAACTGATCCTACATGCAAACAGGTAGAAGGTATTGAAATTGTGGAACTTCAGCTGTCACACATGAACAATTTATTCCACTGTGAGAAATGTAACCGTTCGTTTAAATTGTTTTACCATTTCAAGGAACACATGAAAACACACTCCACTGAGAGTTACAAATGTGACATATGCAATAAAAGGTACCTACGAGAGAGTGCATTGAAACAGCACCTCACCTGTTACCACCTTGACGAAGGTGGAGCCAGCAAGAAGCAAAGACCTGGCAAAAAAATACACGTATGCCAGTACTGTGATAAACAGTTTGACCACTTTGGACATTTTAAAGAGCACCTTCGGAAACACACAG GTGAAAAACCATTTGAATGTCCAAATTGCCATGAACGTTTTGCTAGAAATAGCACACTCAAATGTCATTTGACAGCCTGTCAATCCGGTGCTGGAgctaaaaagggaagaaagaagctGTATGAATGTCAG GTATGTAATAGTGTATTTAACAGCTGGGATCAATTTAAAGATCACTTGGTAATACATACAGGAGACAAACCCAACCATTGTACCTTATGTGACTTGTGGTTTATGCAAGGCAGCGAACTGAGAAGGCATCTCAAAGACATTCATAACATTTCAGAACGAATAGTGACAGAGGAGGTTCTTCCAGTGGAAGACGTGGAAACTGAACCAGTGACATCAATGACTATTATAGAACAAGTGGAGCAAGTCCATGTACTACCAGTAATTCAGGTACAAGTGGATCCAGCACAAGTAACTGTGGAACAGGTGCATCCGGATCTGATTCAAGATAATCACGTGAAAGGCACACAGATGGACGATCTGCAAGAACAGGTACAGATTAGTTACGTAGAAGTGGAACACATTCAGACTGAACAAGGTGCTGATGTACAGATAGAGGAGCTACATGTTGAACATGTAAATCAGATACAAATGGAAGAGGTACAGGCAGAACTTATAGATGAAACAGATCTAGAACAAGTGGAGTCTGAAAACATTAATCAGGGAGAGTTAGAAGAGAGCGAAACTGGTGAAATAGGTGATGTGGAGACAGTTAAAGAAGATCATGAACAAGCTGAAGATTTAAAAACTCAACAAATAGTGGACACACAAGATGAGCAAGTGGATGATTAG